The Polynucleobacter sp. VK25 genome segment TCCACTTTTGGTTTTCATGCGAATGCGGAAGCCATGTGTGCGCTTGCGACGGGTTACTGAGGGTTGGTAAGTTCTTTTCATGTTCGATCCCTGGAAAACCAAGTATTTTC includes the following:
- the rpmH gene encoding 50S ribosomal protein L34 translates to MKRTYQPSVTRRKRTHGFRIRMKTKSGRAVLNARRAKGRKRLAV